In the Suncus etruscus isolate mSunEtr1 chromosome 20, mSunEtr1.pri.cur, whole genome shotgun sequence genome, one interval contains:
- the LOC125997906 gene encoding putative RNA polymerase II subunit B1 CTD phosphatase RPAP2, which produces MKKGHRHPDFQLLQEGQSGHSGVEVELSSKATDTSDIENPGHFVKHDESTSSSTHSDSNSDNEQEFVSSILPGNKPNATCIKPQLNQKSIMKKKANQKANSKHEDREQTVVNVTEQLGHCRLENVEKAASCAPSLQKGNAHLSSNPPFQEKLETSEYSEIKYNSSNITLVGLSKKSAEHFKRRYAKSNQVSSSVSGSVQVCPEVAKKNILKILKETLMEWRTEDTLRFLYGKNYAAVCLKPSSGFQAKEEELDEDDINSDPESHSSAVGKFQNSLDESLPFNASDTASKPLPSYENLKKETETLNLRIREFYRGQYILNEETTKSQDSEEVYLNDAEFTKLLNL; this is translated from the coding sequence ATGAAGAAAGGTCACAGACATCCTGATTTTCAGCTGCTTCAGGAAGGACAAAGTGGCCATTCAGGAGTAGAAGTTGAGCTAAGCAGTAAAGCCACTGACACGTCAGATATTGAGAATCCTGGCCATTTTGTGAAACATGATGAATCTACTTCTTCTAGCACTCACAGTGATAGTAACAGTGATAATGAACAAGAATTTGTTTCCTCCATTCTACCAGGAAACAAACCAAATGCAACATGTATAAAGCCACAGCTGAACCAAAAAAGCATAATGAAAAAGAAAGCCAATCAGAAAGCAAACTCCAAACATGAAGACAGAGAACAGACTGTGGTCAATGTCACTGAGCAGTTAGGCCATTGCAGATTAGAGAATGTGGAGAAAGCTGCTAGTTGTGCCCCTTCCTTACAGAAAGGAAATGCTCATCTTTCTTCAAATCCTCCTTTTCAGGAAAAATTGGAAACATCAGAATACTCTGAAATTAAATACAATAGTTCAAATATAACTCTAGTAGGCCTAAGCAAGAAAAGCGCGGAGCATTTTAAGAGGAGATATGCCAAGTCAAACCAAGTTTCTAGTTCAGTTTCTGGTTCAGTTCAGGTTTGTCCTGAAGTTGCAAAGAAAAACATACTTAAAATCCTGAAGGAGACTTTGATGGAATGGAGAACAGAAGATACATTGAGGTTTTTATATGGCAAAAATTATGCTGCTGTGTGTTTGAAACCCTCTTCGGGCTTTCAGGCTAAAGAAGAAGAACTTGATGAAGATGACATAAACTCTGACCCAGAGAGTCATTCCTCTGCTGTGGGGAAATTTCAGAATAGTTTGGATGAGTCTTTACCATTTAATGCCTCAGATACGGCTAGTAAACCACTGCCAAGTTATGAAAActtgaaaaaagaaactgaaacattAAATCTAAGGATAAGAGAGTTTTATAGAGGACAATATATTTTGAATGAAGAAACCACCAAATCACAAGACTCAGAAGAGGTATATCTAAATGATGCTGAGTTTACCAAGCTGCTAAACCTATAG